Proteins encoded by one window of Clostridium cagae:
- a CDS encoding diphthine--ammonia ligase has protein sequence MVKKFIMSYSCGKDSTLALYRMIKAGHKPEVLLVTVDKKNSRSWFHGVPEKLIREMADSLNISLLLVDSEGGNDYESTFTKALICAREKHGIDSCVFGDIDLEPHREWCTGRCNEASIEAVFPLWQENREDLVYEFIDSGFKTVIKNVKLKCMSEDFLGKVLTTDVVEQIKATGSDACGENGEYHTFVYDGPLFNYPINFSKKGIIKTQEYGYLDI, from the coding sequence ATGGTTAAAAAATTTATTATGTCTTATAGTTGTGGAAAAGATAGTACTTTGGCTTTATATAGAATGATAAAAGCAGGACATAAACCAGAAGTTTTACTTGTTACTGTTGATAAAAAAAATTCTAGGTCTTGGTTTCATGGGGTACCTGAAAAGTTAATTAGAGAAATGGCAGATTCTCTGAATATATCTTTATTATTAGTTGATTCAGAGGGTGGAAATGATTATGAATCGACTTTTACAAAAGCATTAATTTGTGCTAGAGAAAAACATGGGATAGATTCTTGTGTATTTGGTGATATTGATTTAGAACCACATAGAGAATGGTGTACGGGTAGATGTAATGAAGCAAGCATTGAAGCTGTATTTCCTCTTTGGCAAGAAAATAGGGAAGATTTAGTTTATGAATTTATTGATTCAGGATTTAAAACAGTAATTAAGAATGTAAAGCTTAAGTGCATGTCTGAAGACTTTTTAGGAAAAGTATTAACTACAGATGTTGTAGAACAAATAAAAGCTACAGGTTCTGATGCTTGTGGTGAAAATGGGGAATATCATACATTTGTATATGATGGTCCATTATTTAATTATCCAATAAATTTTTCTAAAAAAGGAATAATAAAAACTCAAGAGTATGGATATTTAGACATTTAG